A genome region from Penaeus vannamei isolate JL-2024 chromosome 20, ASM4276789v1, whole genome shotgun sequence includes the following:
- the LOC138865172 gene encoding inverted formin-2-like: MKYQQSTPYPRIGLGSTSAPPPLPPPQIPQLPTPGSGSGHTSAPPPIPGSGSGHTSAPPPIPGSGSGHTSAPPPIPGSGSGHTSAPPPIPGSGSGHTSAPPPIPGSGSGHTSAPPPIPGSGSGHTSAPPPIPGSGSGHTSAPPPLPPPQIPRPPPPPYRHICMRSHKMILMMDTVFDVPKLIK, translated from the exons ATGAAATACCAACAATCCA CTCCCTACCCCCGGATCGGGCTCGGGTCCACCTCCGCCCCGccgcctcttcctccgcctcagaTCCCTCAGCTCCCTACCCCCGGATCGGGCTCGGGTCACACCTCCGCCCCGCCGCCTATCCCCGGATCGGGCTCGGGTCACACCTCCGCCCCGCCGCCTATCCCCGGATCGGGCTCGGGTCACACCTCCGCCCCGCCGCCTATCCCCGGATCGGGCTCGGGTCACACCTCCGCCCCGCCGCCTATCCCCGGATCGGGCTCGGGTCACACCTCCGCCCCGCCGCCTATCCCCGGATCGGGCTCGGGTCACACCTCCGCCCCGCCGCCTATCCCCGGATCAGGCTCGGGTCACACCTCCGCCCCGCCGCCTATCCCCGGATCGGGCTCGGGTCACACCTCCGCCCCGccgcctcttcctccgcctcagatccctcgaccccccccccccccctaccgtcaCATCTGCATGCGTAGCCATAAAATG attctgatgatggacacagttttTGATGTCCCAAAGCttattaaataa